The genomic DNA CGCGCGCACATAGACAATCGGGCCCGCGTGATATGGCTGCGGCCGGTAGGTCGTCGTTGCTTGTCTCATCGCTTCGCGTACGCGCCAAAGCGCAGGCGGAAACGATTCGGTGTAGGCATCCGGCCGGCGCGTCATGCGCCCGAGGCTCATCCCCACGCGATCGGCCGCCTTCCCGAGCATGTCCGTCAGGTAACCGAAACGCTGCGACGCAGGCACCGCGCGCAGCTTGCGCCACTGGTAGCTCAAATAGCTGCAGCAGTGCCGCATCCAAGCACTCCATGGCAGGAAATGCTCGTGCACATAGGTATCGAGCAGGCACAGGAATGCGATGTGCTCGCCAGCGCCCATCAGCCGTTGCGCAATCTCGAGCGCGACCAGCCCGCCGAACGAGTAGCCGGCCAGCGCGTACGGTCCGTCCGGCTGCACGGAGCGCATCTGTTCGATGTAGCTGGCCGCCATATCTTCGACGCACCGCTGTGTCGGCTGCTCGCCATCCAGGCCTAGAGCCTGCAGTCCATAGACCGGGCGCGGACTACGCAGCGCGCAGACCAGCCCCCAGCATTCCATCACCGAGCCGCTCAAGCCATGCACGAGGAATAGCGGCGTCCCGGTGCCGGCGCGCACGGGCACGAGGATCGGCGACGGCGGCTGCGGTGCGCCCTCGTCGATCGCCGCGGCGAGGCGCGCGATCGTCGGCGCGATCAGCAGCGTCGCGAGTGGAATTGTGCGCCCGGTCGACTGATGCACGTCGGCGAGCAACCGCGCTGCGAGCAGCGAATGACCACCCAGGTCGAAGAAGTTGTCGTCGCGCCCGATCGGCGCGAAGTCGAACAGTTTCTCCCACAGCACCTGCAGATGACGTTCTAGTTGTTCGCGGGACTCGCCGGCGGGTGGCAATTCGCGCGCCGCCAGGTTCAGTGCCGGATGGTTCCGGATCGCGTCGAGGCATCCGGGATTGCGTAACGCCGCGGCATTGCCGACCGGCAAGCCATTGACCGCATTGCGCGCAGCCGCTTCGGACAGCTTGCCGCTATGCGTGACCGGTAGCGCATCGACGGCGATGATCCGGTCGGGCACGTGCATTGGCGACGCACGACGTGCGAGGTCGCGGCGCACTCGGGCGGCCAGCGCGCCAGTCAGCGCGACGCCATCCTGCAAGACCAGCAGCAGCACGATGCGCTGATCGTACCTTTCCGCGTGCGTGCGGTCAGGCGGCGCGGCGCGTGACCGCTGCTCGACCACCAGCGCCTCGCGAATGTCCCGGACATCGCTCAGCACGCGATAGATTTCGCCCGGACCAACGTTGATGCCGCGAACATTCAGAACGCCATCGGATCGGCCATGCAGCCGCGCAGTGCCTTCCTGCGAAAATTCGATGCGATCGCCGTGCGTCCAGACACCTGCGTTGCTGCTGAAATAGGCAGCGTGAAACCCCTTGCCGTCCATGTCGCCAAAAAAGCCAAGCGGACGTGACGGAAACGGATTCGCGCAGATCAGCTCGCCGGTTCGGCTGGTGCGAGCACCCTGTTCCCACGCCTGAACATCGAGCGCAAGGCTCTTGCACTGGGTTTCCCCGCATAGACCGGCAGGTTCGGATTCCCCAGCACAAAGCAGCCGAGAATGTCCGTGCCGCCCGAGATCGACTGCAGGGGCAGCGGCTTCACGTGATCGCGTACCCATTCGAACTGCGCATCGAACAGCACCGCACCGGTCGACATCATCGCGCGTAGCGCGCCGAGATCGAATTGCTGCCCTGGCACCAGGCCCGCGTCCTCGCACATCTTCAGGTAAGCGGGACTTGTGCCGAACACGGTGACGCGCTCGTCGGCGACGAGGCGCCACAACGCATCGACCGTCGAGATCGGGCCGTCGTACGTAACGATCTCGGCCCCGGACGCGAGCGCCGACAACTGCCAGTTCCACATCATCCACGCGCAGGTGGTGTGAAAGTACAATCGATCGCCGGGCCGCAGGTCACAGTGCAGCCGATGCTCCTTCAGATGCTCGAGCAGGCTGCCGCCGGCGCCGTGCACAATGCACTTCGGCTTGCCGGTAGTGCCCGACGAGAACATGATGAAAAGCGGATGGTTAAACGGGAAGCGCCGCCACACGAAGCTCCCGGCATCGCCACTGTCGATCAGTTCGCCAAGCGAATAGACCCGCTGCTTGACGGTGTCCGGCAAGGTTCCGTCGTCGAGCCGGACGACGCCCTGCAGCGACGGTAACGCAGCAGCCAGATCGGCGATGTTATCCGCCAGCGACATGCCCGTGTCGAACGCCCGCTGCGCAGCGTGCGCGAACAGCAGCCGCGGTGCTAGCGGCGCGAAGCGATCGAGGATCGTCTCGACGCTCATCTCGGCCGCAGCGGTCGACAGCGTTGCACCGAGCGCGGTGACGGCCAGCGCGGCAACGACCGCATCTGCGTCGTTGCGCATCACACCAACCACGCGGTCCCCATCGCGCAGCCCCAACTTCGACAGAGCATGCGCGAGACGAGCTACTCGATTGCGCAGTTCGCCGCGGGTCAGGCGTACACGTCGGCCATCTGCGTGACATGCGGTCAGTGCAGGCGTGTCGGGCGTCGCTACCGCCAGGCCAAGCAGGTTGTCCGCGTAGTTCAGTTGGACCTGCGGGAAGAAGCGTGCATGCTCGCACTCGTCGCCGACGCAGACCGGCTCGGTGCTGCCGGACCACGCGAGCCCCTGCGACCATTGCACGAAGCATTGCCAGAACGTCCGGTACTCCCGTACCGAGAAATCGTGTAGCGTATCGTAGTTATTGAAGACTTGGCCGGTGTATGCCTGCAGGGCCGTGGTAAATGCGGTCATTTGCGACGCCGCGGCGCACTCGGGCGTGCCGCTATAAACGGGTACGCGTCCCAGGGTCACGCTGGGGCAGAACGACGTGTCGAACAGGCGAAAGCGATCCATCCAATGCCTCACTGAGACCGGTGCACACCGTTCGAAACAACGGCGTGTTCTGATGATCCAGACTAGTGACTCGCTATTTCTTGCTCTGTGCGAAATCGCACGAACTATTGCAAAACCACAGGCAACGACCAGCCAGCTGGCGTGGACATGACTTGGGCTTCTCGTATCAACAAGTTCGTGACCCGGCGCGGCTTCGCTGAAAGCGAGGCGCCATCACAACGACGAGCGAGTCACTATCAAATCGACACGCGTCCCGAGACTTCCTCCGGGAATGGTGTGAGCGAATCCACGAGATCCTGATGCAGACCATGGGGCAGCACCTTTCGGTCGGCGGCAACCAGGCAGCGCGAGGGACTACCTATCACCGGACCGGGGAAGCTCGAAGCATTGTCGACGAACGTCTCTTGTCCGCCCTGTGAGGGGACATTCGCGAATCGCTTCTTGGTGACTGGAACTGGCCGACAGCGGCCGTCGGCCAACGCGCGCACTACACCGCCGTCTGGCCTGGCTCCTTCCTGGCCTGCCTTGTTTCCTTCCCACAGCGAGCCATTCCAAGGCTGAACCAGCAGCCGCCATTCAAGTCGTGGCAAGCGCACCTGTGCAAAGTCTGGCCAAAGGCTGCCCAGCACGATAGTAAGGGTGGCGCGCAGCTAGTTCACCTGCCCCGCGTCGATGGCTCGCATGGCCGCGGCTTCTGCCAAGGCAATCGCGGCTTCCGCGGTCCCCGCCACGCCAGCCTCTTCCTCGAACGAAGGCTGCGGCGTTTCGCCGAACGAGTCGGCGATCACGACCATCGCCGTAAAGCCTCCGCCAGCTACCGGAACAGCGCGGGCCACCACGGCATAGCCGCCATACTCGAACTGTCGCTCCATTTCGCCGCTCCTAAACGCTTGGGCATGAGGCAATCATAGATGGACATATCGTCCCGTGACCAGAACAAGGCCCCTGTCCCGCCAAATTCACCGGGTGACGAACGACCAACTCAGATTGAGCGACTTGCCAGCCAGCTGGCCGCTGACGCTCACGTTGTACCGCGTCCCGCTCGCGAGCGGCGCGAGAGGCGTACAGACCGCAGCGCCGGCAGCCGCACCGGACAGGTTGGGGCTGCGCGCATCCACCTTCAGGCAGTTGATGTTGTTGCCTTGCGCATCGGTCACCACGAAGGTGTCCGCGTTAAAGGCCTGGCTGCGGTCGATGGCTTGCAGGGTGATGGGGTAGCCAAGCGTCTGGTTCTGGTAGCCCGGCGCGGGATTGGGGCTTTCATTGTTCACCCAGCTGGTCGGCACGTCCGCCTGGCCGGCGTAGGGATACGCCACCATCTGGTCGCTGGTGCCGGGCATGGTGGCATCGGCCAAGTCGATAGTTTGGTAGAACGACGCCGTGGCACCGCCAGAAGCCGTGCTCTTCTGCTCGGCATAGCCGGCCCCCGCGGACTTGTAGCTGCCCAGCAAAGTGGCGCGATGGAGTGGCGCATCGAACAGGTCGCTCACCAAGGCGTCGTTGGACGCCAGCACCAGGATCGCGTTGGGATCCGAGCTCCATTTCGTGGCGCCCCCGACGACCTCCGCTGTGGCGCCGGTCGGGTACAGCGCTTGCACGCGTGCATCCGGCGTGGCGCCGGTGTAGCCCCGCGCGGCGGCATTCTCGTCATGACCAGGCGTCTGGTTCCAGAGCATGTAGTTGCTATGGTTTTGCGCGGCGACGCCGATGGCATCCTGCGCTTCCAGCGCGGGAAGCCCGACCTGCACGCGACGGAAGTTGGCGTAGCAAAGGCCTGCGGTCTTGGGCTCGCCGAGCACGTGATAGTTGGTCACGCCGGCCGCGCCGCGCGTGGGCAGGATGCTGACGCCGGATGCGCCCGAAGCCGCAGCGGCGTTGCCGGTCACGGTGAAGCAGGCCGTCACTGCGGTGGCGGGCACCGTCTGGCTGGTGCTGGGGGCAGCGGCCGCAGCGCCGGCATTGCTCGTTGCGCCTGCCGCTGCGGGCGTGGTGGCCCCGCTACCGCCGCCATCGCCGCCACCGCAGGCGCAGAGAACCAGTGTGGCGCCGGCCAGGGCGAGAAGTATCTTGGGAAAATACGCCTTTCCGGGCGAGGTCGAGCGATTCGCTAGCATTAATCCGAAGGGTTCGTCCGGCCATCGCAACCGGTGGTCAAAAGTGCGGCCTTGGCATTGCAAGGGCAACGCCAGCAGGCTGGGAAAAATCCGGACGATCTTATTGGCCGGCCCGCGGGAGCGTCCAGCCTGCGAACAAATGCTTACGTGTGACCCTGGCGCGCGTCACCTGATGGCATTGAGGCACCTCAGCCCACCCTGAGCGCAGGCGGGAATACGCACCAGCACCCGTCGTCATGGCGGAAGAAGAACATCGACAACTGCCCCGACGGGCGGGCCACATCCACCCGGATGCAGCCGCTGCGGCAAGCCCGCGAACTGCGCACGCGGGTGATCCGCGCGGGCGCGGCCAGGTTGGGGCCGAGCCATTTGTCGATCAGCCCACGCAGGGATATCTTGGCGGTTTGCATGTCAGTCTCCTTGACTTGGCTGGCTCTAGGATCAAGCGTTAAACAGCACCGGCGCCGAGGTGCGCGCCCTTGAACTCGGTTTCGAGAAACGTCCTGAGCAGGCTGGCGACGGTCTGCACGGCCATGGACGGGTGGTGCAGGCAGGCCTCCACTTGCTCGCTGCGGCCTTCGCCAAGCAGGCACCAGGTGCAGAAGTGCTCGCAGTTGTTGGTCAGGAGCCGGTAGTTGTCTTCACCGAGGCGGGAGCGGGCGCGCGCAACCGCCTCCAGGCCGACATACCTGGCGCAGGGATTGGCCTTCACGGTGACGGGGTGGCCAGCCGCGAAGGCTTCCACCGTGGTTTCTTCCACCGGGCCGCGATGGAGCGAGCCGGCAAAGCCCGCGTAATGGACCACCTTGCCTTCGCCGATATAGATCCCGTGGTGGGCATAGCCGCGGCGTTCCGTGACCAGGTGCGCGCCCAGGGGCAGGTCGGCATCGATGGCCTGGTCTTGTTGTTGGTGTTGGTGGTTCATGGCTGCCTCTGATCTGTTTGCTTGCTGCAGGCATTGCCTGCTGGTTGCCATAGCATCTGCATCAACCGTGCCACCCGCCGCAGTCCGAGGCAGATCAAGGGATTGCGGGATTTTCAACCGGCCAGGCAGGGGAAAAGCGTCTCCGGCCAGCCAACAGCTTGATGCCATTAGTGTTGGCGGCATGCCATCAGAGGAGATCCGGATACGGTGAGCGCCGTGACGAGGTGGATTCGGTGCCAGTGGCAGCGCGCCGTGGCGCGACTTCACGCAAGACGCCTGCGGGACGGCGAGCCCGAGGCAAAGCGGTGGTGTTCCCCCACCATACCGGCGGAGGATGTTGGCATTGCGCCAACGCTTCAGGCCCGGCCGCGAAGTCCGAGATCAGCCCGGAATCGCCAACGAACAGGGAAAACACAGCAAATTCAAGCACTTGCGCCGCTGCGCCGACTCAGGCGCATCGCTGGCATGCGCTTTGCTCTGTAGAAGCATGGCAAGAAGCCACGGACCGCAACACAGCCCCTACCGACCCCACGCACCGGAGACCATCATGGCGGCGCTCACCATCAAAGACCTCTACACCAACCGCACGCTGGACGGCCAGGCCATGGCGGCCATCCGGGGCGGCGGCGCGCCGTGGGTATTCGGCTGGATCCAGCCCTATTCCCCGCCCCGGCAAAATGTTGGGTCCGTCGTCAACTTTTACGAGATCAACAACAGCTTCTATGCTGATCAGATGGTTAACCAGTTCCAGAACATCGACGTTCGCAATACGGCGCCCGGCGCGAACATCAATGTGCAAGCGGGACAAGGGGCAAGGAACGACGGCCGGATGTAGCCCGGTTCGCTCGCGGCCCGGGTCCGGCCATGCGCCGCGCGCCACGCCAATGCCGCCCAGGCACTGGCGTGGCGTTGTGGCGTCCTAGCTCGCCCGAACACCGGAGATGATCGTGACCTGTGCATCGCAATTCCGCTGGACTTCAGCCGCTCGCACCGATGTCGGCCTCGTACGGGAACGCAATGAGGATGCCTGCCTGGCCCAGCCGGAGCGAGGGCTCTGGGTGGTGGCGGACGGCATGGGCGGCCATGCGGTTGGCGACTATGCCAGCAACCTCGTCGTGGAGACGCTATCCCGTCTGCCGCTGCCGCAAAGCCTCGAGAGCTTGCTCGACGAGGCGCGCACCGCCTTGCAGGAGGTGAATCGCGAGTTGCTGGAGGAAGCGGCGCGCCGGCGGGTCCGGCGCATTGGCAGCACGGTGGTGGTGCTGATGGCGTGCGAACGCTTCTGTGGCTGCCTGTGGGCGGGCGACAGCCGCATCTACCTGTACCGGGATGGGCACCTGACCCAGCTGACCCGGGACCACAGCCGCGTGGAAGAACTCAAGGCGCGCGGCCTGATCACCGCGGAAGAAGCCGTGCATCACCCTGCGCACAACACCATCACCCGCGCGGTAGGCGCGAACACGGCGCTGGAACTGGACCAGACCTGGGTGGAAGTCGCCGATGCCGATATCTTCCTGCTCTGCAGCGACGGCCTGAGCAATGAACTGCGGGACCCGGAGATCGCCAGCGTGCTGGCCTGCGGCGATTGCGAGCTGGCGGCGCAGGCGCTGGTGACCGCGGCGCTGGGCCGCGGCGGCCACGACAATATCTCGGCGGTGGTGGCGCGCGCCGAGGATCTCTACGCCTCGGACAAGACCATGGTGAATCCCTCGGTGTAGCCTGGCGTGCGGCTCAACGCGCCTTACCTCGCCTTGCCGCCCTGCGCAGCGCCCTGGTTGCGGAAATCCTTGGAATGGATGCCGTGCTTCTTCAGCAGCATCTGCAGGTGCGAGCGATTCATGTCGAAGCGCCTGGCCAGCTCCGCCACAGTGCCGCCGACTTCCTGCAATCCCCGCTCGAGAAAAGCGCGTTCGGCTTCATCGCTGGCGGCGCGCTTGGCCTCGCTGAGCGAAGTGGCCGTGGACGCATCCACCACGAGCGGTGCCGCGCCGCCGCTGGCCACCAGCGCCGGCGCCGATGGCTTGGGCCGCAGGTCCTGCGGAAGATGCTCGAGATCGGCCGTGTCGCCAGCGAGGCAGGAGATCCGGTACATCAGGTTGCGCAGCTCGCGGATGTTGCCCGGATAGGCGTAATTCATCAGGAAGTCGCGCAGGCGCGGCGTCAGCTTGATGGGGCGGCGCTTTAACGCGCCGGCGGCCTCGTCGCCGAAATACGCTACCAGCAAGGCGATTTCGTCGCGCCGCTCGCGCAGCGGCGGCAGCGTGACGTGGATCACGCTGAGGCGGTAGAAGAGGTCTTCGCGAAACTTGCCCTCCTCGCTCAGGCGCCGCAGGTCCCGGTTGGTCGCCGCCACAATGCGCGTGTCGACCGAAATGGTCTCGTCGGAGCCGACCCGCTGGATCTCATGCGACTCCAGCACGCGCAGCAGCTTGACCTGCCCGGTGAGCGGCAACTCGCCGATCTCGTCGAGGAAGATGGTCCCGGTATGCGCGCTCTCGAACTTGCCGCGGCGATCGTTGGCCGCGCCCGTGAAGGCGCCCTTCTTGTGGCCGAACAGCTCCGACTCCAGCAGGTTCTCCGGGATCGCCCCGCAGTTCACCGAGATATAGGGCTTGTCCGTCCTGGAGCCGTTGGCATGGATCACCTTGGCCATCAGCTCCTTGCCCGTGCCGCTCTCGCCATCGATCAGCACGGGCAAATCAGTGGGCGCAGCCTTCTCGGCGATCTCCAGCGCCTCCAGCAGCTTGGGGTTGTCGCCGAAGGTGCCCTCAAAAATAAAGCTGCGCTCCAGCAGCGCCTGGCGGCGCTCGCGTGGCGCCAGGTCGGCTGGCATCGGCTCTGCCACGGCCGCCTGCACAAAGCGCTCCTTGTGCGACAGCTGCATCACCTCGTCGCGCAGCGTGGTGGCCTGCTTGAGCAGCTTCTCGATCTCGTTGCGCTCGAGCTTGGAGGCCCAGCGCAGCGTGGAGCGCAGGATCTCGATCTTCTCGATCAGCCCGGCATAGGAGATGGCCGACCCGACGGAGCCCCCTGGTTGAACAGCTTCATGTCGCGCTCCCCCATGCGTCGCATTACGGCAGATAGGCCAGATGCGCCATTGCAACCCCCGCAGCGCCCGGGGCGGTGCAACCGCGCTCATTCTGAACTCAACTGCTTCTGCACCAGTTGGTAGTACATGCCCTTGCGCTCAAGCAGTTCCTCATGCCGCCCCTGCTCGACGATGGCCCCTTCGTACAGCACCAGGATCTTGTCCGCGCGCATGATGGTGCTCAGGCGGTGCGCGATGATCACGGCCGTGCGGCCTTGCAGGATCTCCTGCATGTTGCCAAGGATGTTGCTCTCCGATTGCGTGTCCAGCGCCGAGGTTGCCTCATCGAAGACCAGCAGGCGTGGATCGTGATAAAGCGCGCGGGCAATGCACAGCCGCTGGATCTGTCCGCCGGACAAACCCACGCCGCGCTCGCCCACCACCTGCTCGTAGCCCAGCGGCAGCTTGCTGATGAACGCGTGGGCGTCGGCCATCTTGGCGACTTCCTCGATATGGCGGCGATCCGGGCTGTCGTCGCCGCAGGCGATGTTCTCGGCAATGGTGCCCGAAAACAGCAGGTTGCTCTGCATCACATAGCCGATCTGCGCGCGGTAGTACTCCTTGTCGATCACGCTGAGGTCGTAGCCATCCACGGTGATCTTGCCTTCCGTGGGCACATAGAACCCCACCAGCATCTTGGCCAGCGTGGTCTTGCCCGAGCCGCTGCGCCCCACGATGGCCAGCAATTCGCCGGGCTTGATGCTGAAACTGATGTTCTCCAGCACGTAGGGCGTCTCGGCGCCGCCGTAGCGGAAATAGACGCCTTCCAGATTGATCTCGCCCTGCAGGTCCGGCAGCATCACGCGCGACGCCAGTTCCTCCGGCTTTTGCTCCGGATCGAGGTCCAGCACGTCGCCCAGGCGCTCCATCGCCACGCCGGCATCGTTGAGCTGGCCCCACAATGCCACCAGCCCCATCAACGGCGCCAGCACGCTGCCCATGAATGCATTGAAAGCAATGAGCTGGCCGACGGTGAGCTCGCGCTGCAGCACCAGGTTGGCGCCCACCCACAGCACGGCGATGGTGGTCGCGGCATTGAGCAACTGGCTGGCCAGCCCCACCAGGATATGGAACGCCTGCGCCCTGTACTGGACCTCCAGCGCCTTGGCGTACTTCTTCTCCCACTTCAGGCGCACCGGGCGCTCAATGCCCATGCCCTTGACCGTCTCCACTCCGCCCAGCGTCTCCATCAGGTACGACCGCGCATCGGTCGTGGTGGTGAACACCTCGCGCGCAAAGGCCTTTACCTTTGGCGTTGCCACGATCGTCAGGATCGCAATCGGAACCACGAAGGCGATCAGCACCAGCGTCATCTTGACGTTGTAGAGAAACATGATGGTGAAATAGATAAACACCATCAGCAGGTTGAGCGCCGTCGTCACCGTGGACTCGGTCAGGAAGGCGCGGATGGTCTGGTTCTCCTGGAAGCGGGCGAAGATGTCGCCCGTCTTGCGCTTGGCAAAGAAGGAAAACGGCAGCGACAAGGTGTGCTTGAAGAAGTGCGACATCATGGCGAAGTCCATATTGCGCACCATGAAGTTGGCGAGATACGCCCGTACCGAACTCATCAGTTGCGAGAACACGCTGGAGACGATCAGCCCAAGTATCAGCAGGTTCAGCAGCCCCATGTTCTGGTGCACCACCACGCCGTCCAGGATATTCTGGATGATCAAGGGCGGCACCACGCCCAGCACCTGGATCACGAAGGTCGCCATGAACAGGTGCGCGAGGATCCGTTTGTACGGCGCCAGGTAGCCGATGAAGCGCAGCCAGGGCGAACGCGCCACCGCCAGTTGCGCCATGCTTTCGCCGGAGGTGAAAAGCAGGCAGGTGCCGCTCCACCCGCGCTCGAACTCCTCCACGCCCATCTTGCGAAATCCGAGGGCCGGATCGGCCACCCACACCCAGCGCTTGGATACGCCGTAGACCACCACGTA from Cupriavidus sp. D39 includes the following:
- a CDS encoding sigma-54 interaction domain-containing protein encodes the protein MSAVAPPRALRGLQWRIWPICRNATHGGARHEAVQPGGSVGSAISYAGLIEKIEILRSTLRWASKLERNEIEKLLKQATTLRDEVMQLSHKERFVQAAVAEPMPADLAPRERRQALLERSFIFEGTFGDNPKLLEALEIAEKAAPTDLPVLIDGESGTGKELMAKVIHANGSRTDKPYISVNCGAIPENLLESELFGHKKGAFTGAANDRRGKFESAHTGTIFLDEIGELPLTGQVKLLRVLESHEIQRVGSDETISVDTRIVAATNRDLRRLSEEGKFREDLFYRLSVIHVTLPPLRERRDEIALLVAYFGDEAAGALKRRPIKLTPRLRDFLMNYAYPGNIRELRNLMYRISCLAGDTADLEHLPQDLRPKPSAPALVASGGAAPLVVDASTATSLSEAKRAASDEAERAFLERGLQEVGGTVAELARRFDMNRSHLQMLLKKHGIHSKDFRNQGAAQGGKAR
- a CDS encoding PP2C family protein-serine/threonine phosphatase codes for the protein MTCASQFRWTSAARTDVGLVRERNEDACLAQPERGLWVVADGMGGHAVGDYASNLVVETLSRLPLPQSLESLLDEARTALQEVNRELLEEAARRRVRRIGSTVVVLMACERFCGCLWAGDSRIYLYRDGHLTQLTRDHSRVEELKARGLITAEEAVHHPAHNTITRAVGANTALELDQTWVEVADADIFLLCSDGLSNELRDPEIASVLACGDCELAAQALVTAALGRGGHDNISAVVARAEDLYASDKTMVNPSV
- a CDS encoding peptidase domain-containing ABC transporter yields the protein MEASPELHPLADFLAGVEILSPFSREEMERLAEHAQSLSYGFGETICNAGEPADGLFIIKSGSVRIFNEDNGKEVSLGVRKAREVFADIAMLREYRHESSVRSSAKTELLYIPRSVTEPMIAQNPAAMAFVASYVAISSAGGFVARLFDLRGKLDKSELEEAVRSVGVKRVSAGKEILKQDAREDRRLYVVRQGEVRIVRTEEGVEYPLATLRQGDIFGERACVMRQEQIASAIAGTDARLLVIPEKTVQLILERNPKLREVLEERIRFIDRELHRQKKMAERRKHPVMLDLRSKPEFGERVIRRFALVEQAEEMDCGAACLAMICRHHGIPMTLGKLRELANVTTQGATLDSLARAGESLGFTTRGVQCTHDSLLGFELPFIVHWEGYHYVVVYGVSKRWVWVADPALGFRKMGVEEFERGWSGTCLLFTSGESMAQLAVARSPWLRFIGYLAPYKRILAHLFMATFVIQVLGVVPPLIIQNILDGVVVHQNMGLLNLLILGLIVSSVFSQLMSSVRAYLANFMVRNMDFAMMSHFFKHTLSLPFSFFAKRKTGDIFARFQENQTIRAFLTESTVTTALNLLMVFIYFTIMFLYNVKMTLVLIAFVVPIAILTIVATPKVKAFAREVFTTTTDARSYLMETLGGVETVKGMGIERPVRLKWEKKYAKALEVQYRAQAFHILVGLASQLLNAATTIAVLWVGANLVLQRELTVGQLIAFNAFMGSVLAPLMGLVALWGQLNDAGVAMERLGDVLDLDPEQKPEELASRVMLPDLQGEINLEGVYFRYGGAETPYVLENISFSIKPGELLAIVGRSGSGKTTLAKMLVGFYVPTEGKITVDGYDLSVIDKEYYRAQIGYVMQSNLLFSGTIAENIACGDDSPDRRHIEEVAKMADAHAFISKLPLGYEQVVGERGVGLSGGQIQRLCIARALYHDPRLLVFDEATSALDTQSESNILGNMQEILQGRTAVIIAHRLSTIMRADKILVLYEGAIVEQGRHEELLERKGMYYQLVQKQLSSE
- a CDS encoding CAP domain-containing protein, whose translation is MLANRSTSPGKAYFPKILLALAGATLVLCACGGGDGGGSGATTPAAAGATSNAGAAAAAPSTSQTVPATAVTACFTVTGNAAAASGASGVSILPTRGAAGVTNYHVLGEPKTAGLCYANFRRVQVGLPALEAQDAIGVAAQNHSNYMLWNQTPGHDENAAARGYTGATPDARVQALYPTGATAEVVGGATKWSSDPNAILVLASNDALVSDLFDAPLHRATLLGSYKSAGAGYAEQKSTASGGATASFYQTIDLADATMPGTSDQMVAYPYAGQADVPTSWVNNESPNPAPGYQNQTLGYPITLQAIDRSQAFNADTFVVTDAQGNNINCLKVDARSPNLSGAAAGAAVCTPLAPLASGTRYNVSVSGQLAGKSLNLSWSFVTR
- a CDS encoding lecithin retinol acyltransferase family protein, translated to MNHQHQQQDQAIDADLPLGAHLVTERRGYAHHGIYIGEGKVVHYAGFAGSLHRGPVEETTVEAFAAGHPVTVKANPCARYVGLEAVARARSRLGEDNYRLLTNNCEHFCTWCLLGEGRSEQVEACLHHPSMAVQTVASLLRTFLETEFKGAHLGAGAV